One genomic segment of Candidatus Nitrospira nitrosa includes these proteins:
- a CDS encoding rhodanese-like domain-containing protein, translating into MKHNPGFLKLVEQARQRVKECRVVEVKARLDRGERFHFLDIREDHEFAKDHAKGAIHLGKGIIERDIESVVPDKQDSIVLYCGGGYRSVLAADALQQMGYENVLSMDGGIRAWREAGYPLD; encoded by the coding sequence ATGAAGCATAATCCAGGCTTTTTAAAACTGGTTGAGCAAGCGAGGCAACGAGTGAAGGAATGTCGCGTAGTTGAGGTGAAGGCGCGTCTCGACCGGGGCGAGCGGTTTCATTTCCTCGATATCCGTGAGGACCATGAATTTGCCAAGGACCATGCCAAAGGCGCTATACATCTTGGGAAGGGAATTATCGAACGGGATATCGAGTCGGTGGTTCCTGATAAGCAGGACTCCATCGTGCTGTATTGTGGCGGAGGCTATCGATCAGTGCTGGCTGCCGATGCGTTGCAACAGATGGGGTACGAAAATGTACTCTCGATGGATGGAGGGATTCGCGCGTGGCGGGAAGCTGGGTACCCGCTGGATTGA